One region of Culex pipiens pallens isolate TS chromosome 2, TS_CPP_V2, whole genome shotgun sequence genomic DNA includes:
- the LOC120418089 gene encoding polyserase-2-like isoform X1 — protein sequence MMRILALFILLFANASCEPEKCGLQKVKTRELIVRGYGSYPGQFPWHVAIFHRKSKVRTDYACGGSLISASFVLTAAHCTRGEDGYEIRASLVKVFLGLHDKEFIGPNVQQHSVYGIHTVPSEVPWVGLKNDVALLELGSNVEYTNFVQPICLNFEEIPNRVIGTVPGWGRTEVEDISEVLKTASMPIISTLNCLQSNRDVFGGALDTGMICAGHQNGTSVCNGDSGGGLVVQRCTDGGCSWSQIGVLSFSAGNATGHCRSDGYGAFSNVQTYLPWISQITGMQFGEDISQYVCGHQQDETTTRTRWPWHGTAYLKNPSFSNKDCNSYDVTILSNQIVLTVHAFIYCYQKDPESYRVRVGYPAVGISDEFTQEFPIEKEFTSAQQIPHTRNLAILKLKGRIQFTKYVQPICLRPPEDSSFSSIVNQNGYLVSHGQHKYGDQPEEMVMPIVKKSKCLKDHLSLCVATFNAELYCAGTRNGTGPSELDVGTGLFVQRGNSWFLAGALFELASPVFYAPKSFHTKHYAMFLDVTHFSNWIVSTVKYIHGPKAPFLWWAEQQYPRKNSFVAETRNFVDSVANAVNFKRTIPLIVKTVAEKKMYSETEFSPQNQELIRHSNEFINHFLKNLY from the exons ATGATGCGAATCCTAGCGTTGTTCATACTTTTATTCGCTAACGCTTCCTGCGAGCCGGAAAAATGTGGCCTTCAGAAGGTCAAAACACGCGAGCTGATCGTCCGCGGGTACGGCTCCTACCCGGGACAGTTTCCGTGGCACGTGGCCATCTTCCACCGAAAGTCCAAGGTGCGTACGGATTACGCTTGCGGGGGGAGCTTGATAAGCGCGAGCTTCGTACTGACCGCGGCGCATTGTACGAGGGGTGAGGATGGGTACGAGATTCGAGCGAGTTTGGTGAAGGTGTTTCTGGGACTGCACGATAAGGAGTTCATCGGTCCGAACGTTCAACAGCACTCGGTTTATGGCATTCACACGGTTCCCTCGGAAGTTCCTTGGGTTGGGTTGAAGAACGACGTGGCTCTGCTGGAGCTTGGAAGTAACGTGGAGTACACGAACTTTGTGCAGCCGATCTGTTTGAATTTTGAGGAAATACCGAACAGGGTGATTGGAACTGTTCCCGGATGGGGGAGGACAGAAGTTGAGGACATTTCGGAGGTTTTGAAGACGGCCAGTATGCCGATCATCAGTACGCTGAATTGTTTGCAAAGTAATCGAGATGTTTTTGGCGGGGCGTTGGATACTGGAATGATTTGTGCCGGACATCAGAATGGTACAAGTGTCTGCAATGGAGACAGTGGGGGAGGATTGGTCGTACAGAGATGCACTGATGGCGGATGTTCCTGGTCTCAGATTGGAGTATTGTCGTTTTCGGCTGGAAATGCAACCGGACATTGCAGAAGTGATGGTTATGGAGCATTTTCCAACGTTCAAACGTATCTACCGTGGATCAGTCAGATCACTGGCATGCAATTTGGAGAAGATATATCAC AATATGTTTGTGGCCACCAGCAGGATGAAACAACGACACGAACCAGATGGCCTTGGCACGGAACTGCATATCTGAAAAATCCATCGTTTTCTAACAAAGATTGCAACTCCTACGATGTGACAATTCTATCCAATCAAATCGTCCTGACGGTACATGCTTTCATATATTGTTATCAAAAAGATCCCGAATCCTACCGTGTCCGGGTGGGATATCCAGCCGTTGGCATATCCGACGAATTTACCCAAGAATTCCCAATCGAGAAAGAGTTCACGAGCGCTCAGCAAATCCCGCACACACGAAACCTGGCGATACTCAAGCTGAAAGGGCGCATCCAGTTCACAAAGTACGTGCAGCCAATTTGTTTGAGACCACCCGAAGATTCCTCTTTCTCGTCAATTGTCAACCAAAATGGCTACCTTGTGTCCCACGGACAACACAAGTACGGTGACCAACCAGAAGAAATGGTCATGccgattgtaaaaaaaagtaaatgtcTCAAAGACCATCTCAGTTTGTGTGTGGCAACCTTCAACGCAGAACTATACTGCGCCGGCACGAGAAATGGAACTGGACCATCCGAGCTGGACGTCGGAACCGGCCTCTTCGTCCAACGTGGAAATAGCTGGTTCCTGGCAGGCGCACTTTTCGAGCTGGCATCTCCAGTTTTCTATGCACCAAAATCCTTTCACACAAAGCACTACGCAATGTTTTTGGACGTGACCCATTTTTCAAATTGGATCGTTTCTACCGTCAAGTACATACACGGTCCGAAGGCGCCCTTTTTGTGGTGGGCTGAACAACAATATCCACGGAAAAATTCTTTTGTGGCGGAAACCAGAAACTTTGTCGACTCCGTAGCGAATGCGGTGAATTTCAAACGTACAATCCCCCTGATTGTGAAAACAGTGGCTGAGAAGAAAATGTATTCTGAAACTGAATTTTCACCGCAAAACCAGGAACTGATTAGGCATAGTAATGaatttataaatcattttttgaaaaatttgtattga
- the LOC120418089 gene encoding chymotrypsin-like protease CTRL-1 isoform X2, producing the protein MMRILALFILLFANASCEPEKCGLQKVKTRELIVRGYGSYPGQFPWHVAIFHRKSKVRTDYACGGSLISASFVLTAAHCTRGEDGYEIRASLVKVFLGLHDKEFIGPNVQQHSVYGIHTVPSEVPWVGLKNDVALLELGSNVEYTNFVQPICLNFEEIPNRVIGTVPGWGRTEVEDISEVLKTASMPIISTLNCLQSNRDVFGGALDTGMICAGHQNGTSVCNGDSGGGLVVQRCTDGGCSWSQIGVLSFSAGNATGHCRSDGYGAFSNVQTYLPWISQITGMQFGEDISRELTVRCDDYFY; encoded by the coding sequence ATGATGCGAATCCTAGCGTTGTTCATACTTTTATTCGCTAACGCTTCCTGCGAGCCGGAAAAATGTGGCCTTCAGAAGGTCAAAACACGCGAGCTGATCGTCCGCGGGTACGGCTCCTACCCGGGACAGTTTCCGTGGCACGTGGCCATCTTCCACCGAAAGTCCAAGGTGCGTACGGATTACGCTTGCGGGGGGAGCTTGATAAGCGCGAGCTTCGTACTGACCGCGGCGCATTGTACGAGGGGTGAGGATGGGTACGAGATTCGAGCGAGTTTGGTGAAGGTGTTTCTGGGACTGCACGATAAGGAGTTCATCGGTCCGAACGTTCAACAGCACTCGGTTTATGGCATTCACACGGTTCCCTCGGAAGTTCCTTGGGTTGGGTTGAAGAACGACGTGGCTCTGCTGGAGCTTGGAAGTAACGTGGAGTACACGAACTTTGTGCAGCCGATCTGTTTGAATTTTGAGGAAATACCGAACAGGGTGATTGGAACTGTTCCCGGATGGGGGAGGACAGAAGTTGAGGACATTTCGGAGGTTTTGAAGACGGCCAGTATGCCGATCATCAGTACGCTGAATTGTTTGCAAAGTAATCGAGATGTTTTTGGCGGGGCGTTGGATACTGGAATGATTTGTGCCGGACATCAGAATGGTACAAGTGTCTGCAATGGAGACAGTGGGGGAGGATTGGTCGTACAGAGATGCACTGATGGCGGATGTTCCTGGTCTCAGATTGGAGTATTGTCGTTTTCGGCTGGAAATGCAACCGGACATTGCAGAAGTGATGGTTATGGAGCATTTTCCAACGTTCAAACGTATCTACCGTGGATCAGTCAGATCACTGGCATGCAATTTGGAGAAGATATATCACGTGAGTTGACGGTGAGGTGTGATGATTATTTCTACTGA